Proteins found in one Exiguobacterium sp. 9-2 genomic segment:
- the abc-f gene encoding ribosomal protection-like ABC-F family protein, protein MPTETLTIQHLSMDYDERRLFSDVSFHIHTGEHVALIGPNGIGKTTLLHLITDQLQPTDGSIKRHFKKLGLLSQHFVAGDHTVLDVVERADEVRYQLRANAINGDLTIYQQAIDQDAFSLEADAARVLKEVKLEEALWTHKASSLSGGEQTRLQLACLLLSRPDFIILDEPTNHLDQETLEWLTEWVNMSRTSILYVSHERFFIDATADAVIELSESGATRYSGNYQSYKEQKEHQALSQQRAYEKQERTRKELTRIIQGYRQWHQKASNQASERDPYAKKKAAKHATKVKAKEQQLERLLEDRVQKPQVAPTVHVAFEHEAIRAKRLISFERVSFMHETKPILNDVSFTVERGDRIAVIGPNGSGKTTLLRLIEGEYAPHQGNVIRHPRLKTGYFSQALSHLPTSGTLLEALLEYGTMSETDARTLLACFLFRRDDVYRSISDASMGEKCRIAFLRLYFSGAHLLILDEPTNYLDLATREQIEAALDVFPGELLFVSHDRYFTDRLSNRTFDLTTGFNDHPVGTATVRNARRSDPEAIQSDLHRLDALTGNVPFNTETNESLSKE, encoded by the coding sequence ATGCCTACTGAAACACTTACGATCCAACACCTATCAATGGATTACGACGAACGACGTCTTTTCTCGGACGTCTCCTTTCATATTCATACTGGCGAACACGTCGCTTTGATTGGTCCGAACGGCATCGGAAAAACGACATTGTTACACTTAATCACTGACCAACTTCAGCCGACTGACGGTTCGATCAAGCGTCATTTCAAAAAACTCGGTCTACTATCACAACACTTTGTGGCGGGCGATCACACCGTTCTTGATGTCGTCGAACGAGCGGATGAGGTTCGTTATCAACTTCGCGCTAATGCCATAAATGGTGACTTGACGATTTATCAACAAGCAATCGATCAGGACGCCTTCTCGCTGGAAGCAGATGCAGCACGCGTCTTAAAAGAAGTCAAATTAGAGGAAGCACTCTGGACACACAAAGCATCCAGTTTAAGCGGTGGTGAACAGACGCGCCTCCAACTTGCCTGTCTGCTTCTATCACGACCTGATTTCATCATTCTCGATGAACCGACGAATCATCTGGATCAAGAGACACTCGAGTGGCTCACGGAATGGGTCAACATGTCACGGACCTCGATTCTCTATGTCTCACACGAACGATTCTTCATCGACGCAACGGCTGATGCCGTCATTGAATTATCCGAATCAGGGGCAACGCGATACAGCGGAAACTATCAGTCCTATAAAGAACAAAAGGAACATCAAGCTCTGTCGCAACAACGAGCGTACGAAAAACAAGAACGCACCCGTAAAGAGCTGACACGCATAATTCAAGGATACCGGCAATGGCATCAAAAAGCCTCGAATCAAGCGAGTGAACGCGATCCGTATGCGAAAAAGAAGGCTGCTAAACATGCGACGAAGGTCAAGGCAAAAGAGCAGCAACTCGAGCGTCTACTCGAGGATCGTGTACAAAAACCACAAGTTGCACCGACTGTTCACGTCGCATTCGAACATGAAGCGATTCGTGCGAAACGACTGATTTCGTTCGAACGTGTCTCATTCATGCATGAGACGAAACCGATCCTAAACGACGTTTCGTTTACGGTAGAACGTGGTGACCGAATTGCTGTCATCGGACCGAATGGAAGCGGGAAAACGACCTTACTGCGTCTCATCGAGGGCGAATATGCTCCTCATCAAGGGAACGTAATCCGTCATCCTCGATTGAAGACCGGCTATTTTTCACAAGCCCTCTCCCACTTACCGACATCCGGTACGTTGTTAGAGGCGTTACTTGAGTACGGCACGATGAGTGAAACGGACGCCCGGACGTTGCTCGCCTGCTTTTTATTCCGTCGCGATGATGTTTACCGGTCGATTTCCGACGCCAGTATGGGTGAGAAATGTCGGATCGCTTTCTTACGTCTGTATTTTTCTGGTGCTCACTTGCTTATTCTCGATGAACCAACGAACTATTTGGACCTTGCGACTCGTGAACAAATCGAAGCCGCCCTCGATGTTTTCCCTGGTGAGCTCCTCTTCGTCTCTCACGATCGTTATTTTACCGATCGGCTGTCGAATCGGACGTTTGATTTAACGACTGGATTCAACGATCATCCGGTCGGAACGGCCACGGTACGAAACGCGCGCCGAAGTGACCCTGAAGCGATTCAATCCGATCTACATCGTCTTGATGCTTTGACGGGTAACGTGCCGTTCAATACAGAAACAAATGAATCACTTTCAAAAGAATAA